The following coding sequences lie in one Pseudomonas sp. SL4(2022) genomic window:
- a CDS encoding RBBP9/YdeN family alpha/beta hydrolase — MKVLTLPGIGNSGPEHWQSRWEQLNNNYIRVNQLSWDNPNCSEWVESLEESVRSAGPSTILVAHSLACLLVAHWAVKTNLQIKAALLVAVPNPKNPIFPTQAAGFEPLPIQRLPFKSIIVASTNDPYGGISYAEECASIWGSDLVNIGEAGHINSSSGLGAWPEGHKLLQKLQTA, encoded by the coding sequence ATGAAAGTACTCACGCTACCAGGCATTGGAAATTCGGGGCCAGAACACTGGCAAAGTCGCTGGGAACAACTTAATAATAATTATATTCGCGTCAATCAATTAAGCTGGGACAATCCAAACTGCTCAGAATGGGTCGAATCTCTTGAAGAAAGCGTTAGATCTGCTGGCCCAAGCACTATTCTGGTAGCTCATAGTTTGGCATGTCTGCTCGTCGCGCACTGGGCGGTAAAAACAAATCTACAAATCAAAGCTGCTTTACTAGTCGCTGTACCAAATCCCAAAAATCCAATATTTCCAACTCAAGCAGCAGGGTTCGAGCCATTGCCAATCCAGCGCTTGCCTTTCAAATCTATTATTGTCGCAAGCACCAATGATCCCTACGGTGGTATCTCGTACGCTGAAGAGTGCGCTTCGATATGGGGTAGTGATCTTGTTAACATCGGTGAGGCCGGTCATATCAATAGCTCTAGCGGTTTGGGTGCCTGGCCCGAGGGTCATAAACTCCTACAAAAACTTCAAACGGCCTAA